The Syntrophales bacterium genomic sequence GCTTGAGCAGATCTTCATCCTGGCGATCATTGCGGCCTGTGTGCTCCTGCAGGGCTTGTTCTCCGGAGGGGAAATCGCACTGGTATCATCGAACATTCACAAACTCCGCCAGAAGGCGAGGAGGGGTTCCCGGGCGGCCGGCATGGTGCTGGAACTGCGCGAAAAACCCCACCTGTTCCTTTCCATGGCCCCCATCGGGACCAACCTCTGCGAGGTCACGGCGAGCACCGGCGCCACCCTGCTTTTCATCTCCCTGTTCGGCCCCCTTCGGGGGGAATGGCTGGCCGTGGGGATCATGATCCCGGTCCTCCTCCTGTTCGGCGAGGTCATCCCCAAGAGTATCTGCCAGGCCCGTCCGGAAAAGTCGGCACAGCGTCTGTCCTGGTTCTTCCGCGGAGCCTCCTGGCTCCTGGCTCCACTCGTTTTCGTCGTTTCCCGGTTGACCCTGCGCGTGGTTCTGCTCCTGACGGGAAAGACTGACCTCAGCTATTCCCCGTACATCACCCGGGATGCCCTGGTGTCGCTGATCAGCAGCGGGTCCGACGGAGACACGGACATCCTTCGTTCCGAGAAGGACATGGTCAGGCGGGTGTTTGATTTCTCAGGGACCACCGCCGGGGAAATCATGGTGCCCCTGTCGGCGATGACGGCCCTTCCGGTGACGGCGACGCTTGAAGACGCCGTCCGGCTCGTCAGGGAGCAGGGTTTTCTACGGATCCCCGTTTACCGCGACCAGGTGCTGAACATTGTAGGGATTCTCGACACGTTCGACCTGCTGGCCTGCGTGCAGCCGGATCGCCGGAACCAGGACGAGCCCGCCGAATCCGTCCAGGGCTGCCTGAAGACGGATGTGCTTTACATCCCGGATACAATGCCCGCAAAGGATTTGCTTCTGGAGATGAAGACCCGGGGGGAGCGGATGGCCGCCGTGGTCGACGAGTACGGGGGAGTCGTCGGGATCGTCACCCTGGAAGACATTCTGGAGGAGGTCGTGGGAGAGATCCACGATGAGTACGATACGGGCGAGAAGCTGTTCAGGCGCCTGGGGCCGGGACACTATCTCTTCAATGCAAGGATCAGCATCGAGCGGATCCGGACCATCCTGCCGATGGAGTTCCCGGAGGGCGATTACGAGACCCTGGGGGGATTTCTCCTGGCCCGGATGGGACGGATTCCGAAAAAGCGGGATACGTTCCCGATCGGCCCGGTGATATTCATCGTCGAGGATGCGGGGGAGCGGGCCGTGCGGGAAGTCGCGGCCCGGTTCTCGCCGGAACTGGAACGGTTGGCCGGCGATGGAGGAGGCGGAGGTGGTTCATGGTCCGTGGAGAAAACATGATCGAACGGAAGAAGGGAGAGGGCGATCTGCTTTGTCTCGTCCTGGCGGCGGGAAAGGGGACGCGGATGAAGTCGGACCTGGCCAAGGTGCTCCATTCCCTCTGCGGACGGCCGCTCCTGGCCTATGTCGTGGATACCGCCAGACGGGTCGGTGCGGCCAGGACGGTGATCATTATCGGTCACCAGGCGGATCGGGTCCGGGAGAGCGTCCGGGGAGAAGACCTGGTATTCGTGGAACAGAAGGAGCAGTTGGGAACCGGCCATGCCGTACGCATCGCCCGGGACAACTTCCGGGACTGGAAAGGGCCGATCCTGATCCTCTGCGGCGATGTGCCCCTGCTGACCCCGAAGACGCTGGAGTCGCTCCTGCTGGAACACCATGCCAGCGGGGCCGCGGTGACCGTCCTCACGACCGTTCTGGAAGACCCCGGCAGTTACGGACGTGTGATCAAGGGGGAAGACGGGGAAGTCCTGCGCATCGTCGAGGCCCGGGACGCCAGTGAAGAGGAGAGAAGGGTCCGGGAGATCAATGCCGGAATCTACTGCGCCGGGGGAGGCTTCCTGGCCGAGGCGGTCGGGGAGATCCGGAACGAAAACGCCCAGAAGGAGTATTATCTGACGGACATTGTGGAGATCGCCCGGGGCCGGGGACTTCGGGTCCGGTCTGTCGTGGCGGACTTTCCGCCGGAAGTGATGGGCATCAACACACCGGAAGATCTCGGGGAAGCGGAGCGGCTTGTCCGATCCGGGTTTCTCGGCTCCTGCACCTCATGAGCATTCCGGACATTCTGAAAATCGGGTCCCTGGCCATGGTCAGCCGGGTATGGATGGCCCCCATGGCCGGGGTGACGAACCTGCCTTTCCGGTTGATCGCCCGTTCCTGCGGCTGCGGGATGGCCTTCACGGAAATGGTGAGCGCCAACGGCCTGATCCGGGCAACCCGGAAGACCCTCCATTATCTTGATTCAACCGATGAGGACCGGCCCCTGGGCGTTCAGATCTTCGGCTCCGATCCGCAGGTCATGGCCCGGGCGGCCCGGATTGTGACAGACGCCGGGGCGGACCTGCTGGATGTCAACATGGGCTGTCCCGTAAAGAAGGTGGTCAAGACCGGATCCGGCGCGGCCCTGATGAAGGATCCCGCACGTGTCGCGGCCGTCCTGGCGGCGGTCCGTGAGGCGACGCCGCTGCCCATGACGGTCAAGATCCGGGCCGGCTGGAACAGCAGGTCCGTCAATGCGATAGAAATCGCAAAAATTGCAGAGAGTTGCGGAGTTGACGGCATCACGGTCCACCCCCGGACCGCCGTGCAGGGATACGGGGGCTCCGCCGACTGGACCCTGATCGGTGCCGTCCGGGAAGCGGTGGCGGTTCCGGTCATTGGAAACGGGGACATCCGGCGGCCTTCGGACGCCCTGAAGATGATGCGCCGGACGGGTTGTCATGCCGTCATGGTTGGACGGGCCTGTCTTGGAAATCCATGGATATTCGGGAGAATTGCCGCGTACAGAGAGGATGGGGGGGATCCCGCGATTCCGGATCCGGAGGAGAAGATGCGGGTCATTGTCCGTCACCTCGAGCTCGAGATCGCGGCTATGGGGGAGCAAGCCGGGATCCGCTCTTTCCGAAAGCATGCGCTCTGGTATACCAAGGGAGAACGGGGAGGGGCTCAGATCCGGAATGTTGCCGGCCGGCTTGCGGAGAAGCGTGAGCTTCTGGAACTTCTCCGGTCGTTCTACGCCCTTGAAAGGGAAAGTCCGCCTTGACTTTCCAGGGGTTTGTTGCCATACTCGCCGCCAAAAAAGAACCACTCCGGCCATCCGGGCAGCCTGATGACCGGCGCGGATAAGGGGGAACCGGTGGAACTGACCAGTTTCGAGGAACTGGACAAGAAGATCCGGATTGTTATCAGCGATTACGCGCTGTTAAAAAAGCAATACGGGGAATTGGAGGAGCAACTCAAAAAAAAATCGCTGGATTTGGAGGAAGCACAGAACCATATCAGGGGGCTCACGGAAGAGAGGGACTTCATTCGCACGAAGGTGGATTCGCTTCTTGAACTGCTCAGGGACGTACCGGCCCACCAGTAGCCATTCAAGGGGCAGGATTTGAAAAAACGATTTCAAGTCAAGATACTGGGGCAAGAATTTTCTGTAACCAGCGATGATGGGGAGGAACACGTTACACGTGTGGTTGCCTTGGTGAATGACCGGATCGAGCAGATCGGCACCCGGTCACCCAAGATGCCGGCCCTCCACATCGCCATCCTGGCTGCGCTGAATATCGCCGACGAATACGTGAAACTGGAGGAAAGCAGCAAGGATTTATCGATAAGCCTGAATGAGCGGTCGGAAAAACTGATTTCGCTGATCGACGAGGTTGCTTAGAAACAAGAAACAGATACCCTCTTACCCGTGCTGTGACTGTCGCCGGCAAGCCGGCCCGTCTCTTGCCCCCGGGATCCTGAATCCCGGATATATCCGCCACCTGTGATTCCCGACTTTTCCCGGGGAGGATCGGGTTCATCCCGGATCCCCCGGTGAAAAATCTTTCCCGGATTCCGGGCTTTCTCCAAATTCCCATTTAATATCATGAAGTTGTGTTTCTCCCGGCGTGGAGGTCCAAGGTCCTCGCATCGTCGGAGTATCCATATACAGGAGGTGAAGTTGTCGTGAGCGGCATGACCATATTCATCATCATTGCGTCGATTGTGGTGGGAGGCGGGGTTGGTTTCGGCCTGATGGCCGCCCTCTCCCGGAAGCGGATCAGGTCGGCCGAGAGCCTGGCCTCGAGAATTGTGGAAGAAGCGAAAAAAGAGGCGGACACCCTGAAGAAGGAGGGCGTTCTGCAGGCCCGGGAGACCCTGGTCAAAGCGAAGGCCGAGTCCGAGCGGGAAGGAAAGGAGCGCAGGCAGGAGATGGACGCCATGGAGCGGAAGATCCGCGCCAGGGAGGAACACGTCGACAAGCGCTCCGATGCGCTGGCCCAGAAAGAAAGCCAGATGGAAGGAAGAGAGAAATCGCTGGTGTCGAAGGAAGGCCAGATCCAGGAGAAAACGGACAAACTGAGCCGGATGATCGAGGAGGAGCGGCAGAAGCTCGAGCGGGTCGCCGGGATTTCGTCTGAGGAGGCCAAAGAGCAGCTCGTCCAGGCGATGGAATCGGAGGCCAAGCGGGATGCAGCGCTCCTGATCCGGAAGGTGGAGGAGGAGGCCAAAAGGAATGCCGAGAAGGCCTCCCGGGAAGTCATGGTGTACGCGATGCAGCGTTATGCCAGCGATTTCGTGGCGGAAAGCACGGTATCGGTGGTCAATCTCCCCAGCGACGAGATGAAGGGCCGCATCATCGGCCGGGAGGGCAGGAATATCCGGGCCATCGAGGCGGCAACCGGGATCGACCTGATCGTCGATGACACCCCGGAAGCGGTTGTCCTGTCGAGCTTCGACCCGATCCGCCGCGAGGTGGCCCGCATTTCCCTGGAGCGGCTGATTACGGACGGCCGGATCCACCCGGGACGGATTGAGGAGATCGTGAAAAAGGCGACGCAGGAGGTGGACAAGGTGGTTCAGGAAACGGGAGAGCACGTCTCCTTCGACGTTGGCGTCCACGACCTGCATCCCGAGATCATCACGCTTCTGGGAAGCCTCAAGTATCGCACGAGTTTTTCCCAGAACGTCCTGCAGCACTCCGTTGAGGTGGCGTACCTGACGGGCATCATGGCTTCGGAGCTGAAGATGAACGTCAAGGAGGCCAAGCGGGCCGGACTGCTCCACGACATCGGGAAGGCCATCGACCAC encodes the following:
- a CDS encoding cell division protein ZapA, with protein sequence MKKRFQVKILGQEFSVTSDDGEEHVTRVVALVNDRIEQIGTRSPKMPALHIAILAALNIADEYVKLEESSKDLSISLNERSEKLISLIDEVA
- a CDS encoding NTP transferase domain-containing protein, which translates into the protein MIERKKGEGDLLCLVLAAGKGTRMKSDLAKVLHSLCGRPLLAYVVDTARRVGAARTVIIIGHQADRVRESVRGEDLVFVEQKEQLGTGHAVRIARDNFRDWKGPILILCGDVPLLTPKTLESLLLEHHASGAAVTVLTTVLEDPGSYGRVIKGEDGEVLRIVEARDASEEERRVREINAGIYCAGGGFLAEAVGEIRNENAQKEYYLTDIVEIARGRGLRVRSVVADFPPEVMGINTPEDLGEAERLVRSGFLGSCTS
- a CDS encoding hemolysin family protein, giving the protein MTLEQIFILAIIAACVLLQGLFSGGEIALVSSNIHKLRQKARRGSRAAGMVLELREKPHLFLSMAPIGTNLCEVTASTGATLLFISLFGPLRGEWLAVGIMIPVLLLFGEVIPKSICQARPEKSAQRLSWFFRGASWLLAPLVFVVSRLTLRVVLLLTGKTDLSYSPYITRDALVSLISSGSDGDTDILRSEKDMVRRVFDFSGTTAGEIMVPLSAMTALPVTATLEDAVRLVREQGFLRIPVYRDQVLNIVGILDTFDLLACVQPDRRNQDEPAESVQGCLKTDVLYIPDTMPAKDLLLEMKTRGERMAAVVDEYGGVVGIVTLEDILEEVVGEIHDEYDTGEKLFRRLGPGHYLFNARISIERIRTILPMEFPEGDYETLGGFLLARMGRIPKKRDTFPIGPVIFIVEDAGERAVREVAARFSPELERLAGDGGGGGGSWSVEKT
- the dusB gene encoding tRNA dihydrouridine synthase DusB, whose amino-acid sequence is MSIPDILKIGSLAMVSRVWMAPMAGVTNLPFRLIARSCGCGMAFTEMVSANGLIRATRKTLHYLDSTDEDRPLGVQIFGSDPQVMARAARIVTDAGADLLDVNMGCPVKKVVKTGSGAALMKDPARVAAVLAAVREATPLPMTVKIRAGWNSRSVNAIEIAKIAESCGVDGITVHPRTAVQGYGGSADWTLIGAVREAVAVPVIGNGDIRRPSDALKMMRRTGCHAVMVGRACLGNPWIFGRIAAYREDGGDPAIPDPEEKMRVIVRHLELEIAAMGEQAGIRSFRKHALWYTKGERGGAQIRNVAGRLAEKRELLELLRSFYALERESPP
- the rny gene encoding ribonuclease Y; protein product: MTIFIIIASIVVGGGVGFGLMAALSRKRIRSAESLASRIVEEAKKEADTLKKEGVLQARETLVKAKAESEREGKERRQEMDAMERKIRAREEHVDKRSDALAQKESQMEGREKSLVSKEGQIQEKTDKLSRMIEEERQKLERVAGISSEEAKEQLVQAMESEAKRDAALLIRKVEEEAKRNAEKASREVMVYAMQRYASDFVAESTVSVVNLPSDEMKGRIIGREGRNIRAIEAATGIDLIVDDTPEAVVLSSFDPIRREVARISLERLITDGRIHPGRIEEIVKKATQEVDKVVQETGEHVSFDVGVHDLHPEIITLLGSLKYRTSFSQNVLQHSVEVAYLTGIMASELKMNVKEAKRAGLLHDIGKAIDHKIEGTHAAIGADYARRFGESPGIVQAIATHHDDSRTTTLLGALVQVADSLSAARPGARREMLETYVKRLEELEGIANSFSGVDRCFAIQAGREIRILVENDKISDNDAVMLCRDIVKKIEKDLTYPGQIKVTVIRETRVSDYAR